In a genomic window of Pelecanus crispus isolate bPelCri1 chromosome 1, bPelCri1.pri, whole genome shotgun sequence:
- the KCNJ8 gene encoding ATP-sensitive inward rectifier potassium channel 8, translated as MLARKSIIPEEYVLARIAAENLRKPRIRDRPRKARFIAKNGACNLAHKNIREQGRFLQDIFTTLVDLKWRHTLVIFTMSFLCSWLLFAMMWWLVAFAHGDMDPSTESATNSTKWTPCVTCVRSFTSAFLFSIEVQVTIGFGGRMMTEECPLAITVLILQNIVGLIINAVMLGCIFMKTAQAHRRAETLIFSRQAVIAVRNGKLCFMFRVGDLRKSMIISASVRIQVVRKTTTPEGEVIPIHQVDIPVDNPIESNNIFLVAPLIICHVIDKRSPLYDISAADLVLQDLELIVILEGVVETTGITTQARTSYIAEEILWGHRFVPIVTEEEGVYAVDYSKFGNTVKVAAPRCSARELDEKPSILIQTLQKSELSHQNSLRKRNSMRRNNSIRRSNSMRRTNPSLIVPKVQFITPEGSQSASET; from the exons ATGTTGGCTCGGAAGAGTATCATCCCTGAAGAGTATGTGTTGGCACGGATCGCTGCCGAGAACCTGCGCAAGCCGCGCATCCGAGACCGGCCACGCAAAGCCCGCTTCATCGCCAAGAACGGGGCATGCAACCTGGCACACAAGAACATCCGTGAGCAGGGGCGATTCCTGCAAGATATTTTCACCACCTTGGTGGACCTGAAGTGGCGTCACACGCTGGTCATCTTTaccatgtccttcctgtgcagCTGGCTGCTCTTTGCCATGATGTGGTGGCTGGTGGCTTTTGCCCACGGCGACATGGACCCAAGCACAGAAAGCGCTACAAACAGCACGAAGTGGACACCATGCGTGACGTGTGTCAG GTCTTTCACCTCcgctttcctcttctccattGAAGTTCAGGTGACCATTGGTTTTGGGGGCAGGATGATGACAGAGGAATGTCCCTTGGCCATCACGGTCTTGATCCTGCAGAACATTGTGGGTCTGATCATCAATGCAGTCATGCTGGGCTGCATATTCATGAAAACCGCACAGGCTCACAGGCGGGCTGAGACTTTGATTTTCAGCCGGCAGGCGGTCATTGCAGTTCGAAATGGCAAACTTTGCTTCATGTTTCGAGTGGGAGACCTGAGGAAGAGCATGATCATTAGCGCCTCAGTAAGAATCCAGGTTGTGAGGAAGACTACAACCCCTGAAGGAGAAGTCATACCCATTCATCAAGTAGATATCCCTGTGGATAACCCCATTGAAAGCAACAATATTTTCCTCGTGGCTCCCTTAATCATTTGTCATGTCATAGACAAGCGGAGTCCTCTTTACGATATCTCTGCTGCTGATCTGGTGCTCCAGGACCTGGAGCTCATCGTGATACTTGAAGGAGTCGTAGAAACGACTGGCATCACGACGCAGGCGAGAACCTCCTACATAGCAGAGGAGATCCTGTGGGGTCACCGCTTTGTTCCCATCGTCACCGAAGAGGAAGGTGTGTACGCAGTCGACTACTCCAAGTTTGGCAACACCGTCAAAGTAGCAGCGCCACGTTGCAGTGCTCGAGAGCTTGACGAGAAGCCATCCATTCTCATCCAGACCCTGCAGAAGAGCGAGCTGTCCCACCAAAACTCCCTGCGGAAACGCAACTCCATGAGGAGAAACAACTCCATTCGGAGGAGCAACTCCATGCGGAGAACGAATCCCTCCCTCATCGTGCCCAAAGTGCAGTTTATCACACCTGAGGGGAGCCAGAGTGCCTCAGAAACATGA